The following are encoded in a window of Kitasatospora fiedleri genomic DNA:
- a CDS encoding RHS repeat domain-containing protein, with amino-acid sequence MTTAYTYGKAAWHRNDSPFTDTKDRTWDDFRGYASVTTVSGSGQDGPKAQNTVTYHQGMDGDLTSSGTRSVQAAGPNSGAITDSDWLSGQILETDTYTQAGGTIAAYTVATGTGTTVTATHKRTGLPDLTARYAPSSTTSATKMLKADGTWQSTNSTITRDPSHANRLSTALDTAEGTPDICVRTNYAAGPDPQVSGLVAETVGVSGADACTATPSAANLVSWSRQYYDGLALKQAGGKAEPSSADIIDHFTGTTPVFVAKSSQTFDVYGRVLTATDPTTTDSAHAAGATVTTAYQPAKAGELPGTVTVTTPAPAEAADAATGRMTTTVYDSARSLPKTSTDYNGRVLTETYDALGRLTGVWVPGRDTAKSANKSFSYSIPGVVNNAAVPPTVTTTALVGTPDAGGNYTALPTVQIMDGLGRAIQTQSAPATSAYQPGRIITDTAYDSQGHVTRSNSPWFNNAAGPGTTLYQSSTNQIPAQTHTVYDGLGRPVTSESAAYGVVQTTTTTAYPGADRTDTTPPAGATPTSVLTDARGRTTQLWQYKTTTATGKPADADITTYFYTPSGQTASRTDAAGNTWTYAYDLRGLPTSATDPDTGTSTSTFDASGRLVTTTDARGQSITRTYDLLGRTTGTYSGTAADKAKQLTAATYDSVVKGQPATSTRYVGGASGTAYTNAVLAYDTSYNPTKTTTTIPGAEIGAATPFTYTYQAVYDQNTGLLTKDNRSAIGDIAAETVLYSYEKNGTLQGFGALGGSTYSLSNDYDAYGRPMRSTVNPWGTQIVVTNTYDESTGRQLSQFVDKQTAATGAVQQTTYAYDPSGRLTAIRDIPDNTPASTDLQCFGYDYLGRLTEAWSDTGSLTVAAQPVVGNRGACTNTTVTSGAQAPKKTTVGGPAPYWQTYTYDLTGNRTSLVQHDPAGDTTKNTTTTQTFPTAGTKNTPPAPPTPAAAPAARTP; translated from the coding sequence ATGACCACCGCCTACACCTACGGCAAGGCCGCCTGGCACCGCAACGACTCCCCCTTCACGGACACCAAGGACCGTACCTGGGACGACTTCCGCGGCTACGCGAGCGTCACCACCGTCTCCGGCAGCGGACAAGACGGCCCCAAGGCCCAGAACACGGTGACCTACCACCAGGGCATGGACGGAGACCTCACCTCCTCCGGTACCCGCAGCGTGCAAGCAGCCGGCCCCAACAGCGGGGCCATCACCGACTCCGACTGGCTCTCCGGCCAGATCCTGGAGACCGACACCTACACCCAGGCCGGCGGGACCATTGCGGCGTACACCGTCGCGACCGGCACGGGCACCACCGTCACCGCCACCCACAAGCGGACCGGCCTGCCGGACCTGACCGCCCGCTACGCACCCAGCAGCACGACGTCCGCCACGAAAATGCTCAAGGCCGACGGTACTTGGCAGAGCACAAACTCGACCATCACTCGTGACCCTTCGCACGCCAATCGCCTTTCGACCGCGTTGGACACCGCCGAAGGCACACCGGACATCTGTGTCCGCACGAACTACGCCGCCGGCCCCGACCCGCAGGTTTCCGGACTGGTGGCCGAGACCGTCGGCGTCAGCGGAGCCGACGCGTGCACCGCAACGCCGTCGGCGGCCAATCTCGTGTCCTGGTCCCGCCAGTACTACGACGGGCTCGCTCTCAAACAGGCAGGCGGCAAGGCGGAACCCAGCTCCGCCGACATCATCGACCACTTCACCGGCACCACTCCTGTCTTCGTCGCCAAGAGCAGCCAGACGTTCGACGTCTACGGGCGAGTCCTCACCGCCACTGATCCCACGACCACCGACTCCGCTCACGCAGCCGGCGCGACAGTCACAACCGCTTACCAACCGGCCAAGGCCGGTGAACTGCCCGGCACCGTCACAGTCACAACGCCCGCACCCGCAGAAGCTGCTGACGCGGCCACAGGGCGGATGACCACGACGGTCTACGACAGTGCACGCAGCCTCCCCAAGACCAGCACGGACTACAACGGGAGGGTATTGACCGAGACCTACGATGCGCTTGGCCGCCTGACCGGCGTATGGGTACCGGGACGCGACACCGCCAAGAGCGCCAATAAGTCGTTCTCCTACTCCATCCCCGGAGTCGTCAACAACGCGGCCGTACCTCCTACCGTCACCACCACCGCGCTTGTCGGCACTCCTGACGCGGGCGGCAACTACACCGCCCTGCCCACGGTCCAGATCATGGATGGCCTGGGCCGGGCCATCCAGACCCAGTCCGCTCCCGCGACCTCGGCCTACCAGCCCGGGCGAATCATCACGGACACCGCCTACGACTCCCAGGGCCACGTCACCAGGAGTAACAGCCCCTGGTTCAACAACGCCGCAGGCCCCGGCACTACCCTCTACCAGAGCAGCACCAACCAGATCCCGGCCCAGACACACACCGTCTACGACGGCCTCGGCCGTCCGGTGACCTCGGAGTCCGCAGCCTACGGCGTCGTACAGACCACCACGACCACCGCTTACCCCGGAGCCGACCGCACCGACACCACCCCGCCCGCAGGCGCGACACCGACCAGCGTCCTCACTGACGCCCGCGGCCGCACCACCCAGCTGTGGCAGTACAAGACCACCACTGCCACAGGCAAGCCTGCCGACGCGGACATCACCACCTACTTCTACACCCCGTCGGGACAGACCGCCTCGCGCACCGATGCCGCTGGCAACACCTGGACCTACGCGTACGACCTGCGCGGACTTCCGACCAGCGCAACCGACCCCGACACGGGTACCAGCACCAGCACCTTCGACGCCTCCGGACGGCTGGTGACGACCACCGACGCCCGCGGACAGAGCATCACCCGCACCTACGACCTGCTCGGGCGGACCACCGGCACCTACAGCGGCACCGCGGCAGACAAAGCAAAGCAGCTTACCGCCGCCACCTACGACAGCGTCGTCAAGGGCCAGCCCGCCACCTCCACCCGCTACGTCGGCGGCGCCAGCGGCACCGCCTACACCAACGCCGTCCTCGCCTACGACACCTCCTACAACCCGACCAAGACCACCACCACCATCCCCGGTGCGGAGATCGGTGCCGCCACCCCCTTCACCTACACCTACCAAGCCGTCTACGACCAGAACACCGGCCTCCTCACCAAGGACAACCGCTCCGCCATCGGCGACATCGCCGCCGAGACCGTCCTGTACTCCTACGAGAAGAACGGTACCCTCCAGGGCTTCGGCGCCCTCGGTGGATCGACCTACTCCCTCTCCAACGACTACGACGCCTACGGCCGACCGATGCGCTCCACCGTCAACCCCTGGGGCACCCAGATCGTCGTCACCAACACCTACGACGAATCCACCGGCCGACAGCTCTCCCAGTTCGTCGACAAGCAGACCGCCGCGACCGGTGCCGTCCAGCAGACCACTTACGCCTACGACCCCTCCGGGCGCCTCACCGCGATCCGCGACATCCCCGACAACACCCCCGCCAGCACCGACCTCCAGTGCTTCGGCTACGACTACCTCGGCCGCCTCACCGAAGCCTGGAGCGACACCGGCAGCCTGACCGTGGCCGCACAACCCGTCGTAGGCAACCGCGGAGCCTGCACCAACACCACCGTAACCAGCGGAGCGCAGGCCCCGAAGAAGACCACCGTCGGCGGACCCGCCCCCTACTGGCAGACCTACACCTACGACCTCACCGGAAACCGCACCTCCCTCGTCCAGCACGATCCGGCCGGCGACACCACCAAGAACACCACCACCACCCAGACCTTCCCGACCGCCGGCACCAAGAACACCCCACCAGCGCCCCCAACACCGGCGGCGGCACCGGCGGCCCGCACGCCCTGA
- a CDS encoding polymorphic toxin-type HINT domain-containing protein has protein sequence MGNTTAVTDTSGTATLTWDGEDKLASYSKTGTTGATTYLYDADGNQLIRRNPGKTTISLGGDELTYDTTTKTLTGTRSYQIPAGLTLVRQGGKSTYQVNDHHGTGNLSLDATTLTATRRPADPFGNPRGTQPAPGTWAGSKGFVGGTKDDTTGLTNLGARQYQPTTGRFLNPDPVLDPASPQQWNGYAYSNNDPVNLSDPSGLRPDGLDGGFSSTMHDGLTETWTPDGNGGWDWGRTVHLGGIGVGTYTDHQKINFNTRKKKVPYSNLSWKKFVPSALGKAFSDTIGATDAIDCADGSKAACASTAASLIPGEKILSILKNGTKALIEAKRAKKAEESVAAAKKAEKEAEEAKRAEGAQGGSCPTGEEISHSFLAGTEVLLADGTTKPIEKIEVDDKVITTDPSSGQQTVGTVTAKIVTPNDHDFTDLTLKSAESPQEKALTSTQHHPFWDVAANRWVQAGDLHPGDRLLLPDGTTALLTHTANRQTQPTIAYDLTVATTHTYYVLAGETPVLVHNATPSQKCDLTLGAGPNARAGVALVNGNIEADGVRELINEFGNTYGCHTCPATTPGTKYGDWIPDHQPPTSLVPPGSPQTAYPHCWTCARIQAGVASQLSQARSKKAW, from the coding sequence ATGGGCAACACCACCGCCGTCACCGACACCTCCGGCACCGCCACCCTCACCTGGGACGGCGAGGACAAACTCGCCTCCTACAGCAAAACCGGCACAACCGGCGCCACTACCTACCTTTACGACGCCGACGGCAACCAGCTCATCCGCCGCAACCCAGGCAAGACAACCATCAGCCTCGGCGGCGACGAACTTACTTACGACACCACCACCAAGACTCTCACCGGCACGCGTTCCTACCAGATCCCCGCCGGCCTCACCCTCGTCCGCCAAGGAGGCAAATCCACCTACCAGGTCAACGACCACCACGGCACCGGAAACCTCTCCCTCGACGCCACCACCCTCACCGCGACCCGACGCCCCGCCGACCCGTTCGGCAACCCCCGCGGCACCCAGCCCGCACCCGGCACCTGGGCCGGCAGCAAGGGCTTCGTCGGTGGCACCAAGGACGACACCACCGGACTCACCAACCTCGGCGCCCGCCAATACCAACCCACCACCGGCCGCTTCCTCAACCCCGACCCCGTCCTCGACCCTGCCTCACCCCAGCAGTGGAACGGTTACGCCTACAGCAACAACGACCCCGTCAACCTCAGCGACCCCAGCGGCCTCAGGCCCGACGGACTCGACGGCGGTTTCAGCAGCACCATGCACGACGGCCTGACCGAAACCTGGACACCTGATGGGAACGGCGGCTGGGACTGGGGCCGCACGGTCCACCTCGGTGGTATCGGAGTGGGAACATACACCGACCACCAAAAAATTAACTTCAACACCCGAAAGAAAAAGGTTCCCTACAGTAACCTGAGCTGGAAAAAATTTGTCCCCTCGGCTCTAGGGAAGGCATTCTCCGACACCATAGGTGCAACAGATGCCATCGACTGCGCCGACGGATCGAAGGCCGCCTGCGCATCCACGGCAGCCAGCCTGATCCCGGGCGAAAAAATTCTCTCGATACTCAAAAACGGTACCAAGGCTCTGATAGAAGCAAAGCGGGCAAAGAAAGCCGAAGAGTCCGTCGCGGCAGCCAAAAAGGCTGAAAAAGAAGCAGAAGAAGCAAAAAGGGCAGAAGGGGCCCAGGGAGGCTCATGCCCGACTGGTGAGGAAATTTCACACAGCTTCCTCGCGGGCACAGAGGTCCTTCTCGCCGATGGAACCACCAAGCCTATTGAAAAAATAGAGGTCGACGACAAGGTCATCACGACCGATCCCTCGAGCGGCCAGCAGACGGTGGGAACAGTCACCGCAAAGATTGTCACACCGAACGATCATGATTTCACTGACCTCACCCTGAAGAGTGCAGAGTCGCCCCAGGAAAAGGCCCTTACAAGTACACAGCACCACCCCTTCTGGGATGTAGCAGCCAACCGCTGGGTCCAAGCAGGCGACCTCCACCCTGGCGACCGACTGCTCCTCCCCGATGGAACGACAGCACTACTCACCCATACCGCCAACCGGCAGACCCAGCCCACCATTGCCTATGACCTCACCGTGGCGACAACCCATACGTACTATGTGCTAGCGGGAGAGACTCCAGTACTCGTTCATAATGCAACTCCAAGTCAAAAGTGCGATCTGACGCTGGGTGCTGGCCCGAATGCTCGCGCGGGAGTAGCCCTAGTGAACGGTAACATTGAAGCCGATGGCGTTCGAGAGCTGATCAATGAATTCGGAAATACATACGGCTGTCATACCTGCCCCGCCACGACACCCGGCACCAAGTACGGAGACTGGATTCCAGATCATCAGCCGCCGACTAGCCTCGTCCCCCCTGGGTCTCCCCA